The Triticum aestivum cultivar Chinese Spring chromosome 5A, IWGSC CS RefSeq v2.1, whole genome shotgun sequence genomic sequence cacccagttacgttgtgacgtttggtacacccaaagcactcctacggtatccgggagttacacgatctcatggtctaaggaaaagatacttgacattggaaaaactctagcaaatgaactatatgatcttgtgctatgtttaggattgggtcttgtccatcacatcattctcctaatgatgtgatctcgttatcaatgacatccaatgtccatagtcaggaaaccatgactatctgttgatcaacgagctagtcaactagaggcttactagggacatgttggtgtctatgtattcacacatgtattatgatttccggataacacaattatagcatgaataaaagacaattatcatgaacaaggaaatataataataatccttttattatttcctctagggcatatttccaacacgcccccaagggttgccaaagtgtacggtttCGGTGATCGcctccaagggttgccatttgtacgggttcggtggccgctctcaagggtcccttagtggaatcacggcatcttgcattctgcgagggtgtgaggagattacggtggccctagtggcttcttggggagcattgtgcctccacactgctccaaacggagattagcatccacaagggtgtgaacttcggaatacatcgtcgtctccacgtgcctcggttatctcttacacgagccctttacttatgcactttactttgtgatagccatattgttctttgtcatatatcttgctatcacatagttgcttatcttgcttagcataagttgttggtgcacataggtgagcctagttgttttaggttttgtgcttggcaaattaaccgctaggtttattccgcatttgttcaagcctaaaccgtaattattttaaagcgcctattcacccccctctaagcgacatccacgatctttcatcattcttttgcaaaaacctctgtactttgtgatgctcatccactctacctcatctataatctattcacagggtctgcggtcaatgtttgcatcatgtcagatcagagtgacagttagaacaagtcagaggagcaggttcacttgagtgagggaactagtccctctagcagctcagatgatggaagcaggagcacacccagcaatctgccaaaggctgacACAAGGGCGAGCAAGAAAAGAATCTCAGAGTCAGAGGATGAGTACTATGTGGATGAGGaggaagaaaccacctcaaagtggaaagtcctgaaaaaggaatatggcatagctgCCACCACCAAGCCAGGGATGAatcaaaaggttcctgccaagagagctccaatgtctaaagccagagcatccactcaagagactttgggatctgcacccaaagagaaggttgtggcagaaaagaaaaggaaggaaagggtcaagaagaccactgccagagtgcttgggagatcttcgATCATGAAAGacactgaagaagaggaagaggaagaggatgcagcaccagcacccaaagctcaaaagcttatgggagatgccataagatcaggggctgctccatctaagcccaaaggaactcctaagccagctgctccaaaaccaaaaactgcacccaagaggagcaccaggaacatcccagcagcagagaagaacaaggccccaatgcctgaagttgcaatggaagaagaagatgattctgttgtcttgaggaagttgaagtcaaaaattccagatcataatgatgctcatccagttgcagagaacatgaaagtcAGGAAGGACTTTGgtctaaggctatggagagagtctgatccatatgccaccaggagaaggactgttgtggactataggttccatacaaaggaacaataggacttctatgagaccatcttgcttggcaagaagcccatagtgtgtgacatgagatgggtcgattagtcattcattgaggaaaatgaggatcacttccctggtgtatatgacagcttcaaggcttgtggagttgatgagtttgtgtctcagaagctcacaaaatggaaggatgagctcatcatgcagttctactccataactcacttctacccagatggaagggttgtctggatgtctgaaggcactaggtaccagtcaacagttgcagaatgggctaagttgatcaatgccccagaagaaaaTCAAGATGACctggatgtctatgccaacaagaagaaggatcacaacaccatggcacacatgtacaaggagatcccagatgctgctcttgagacacacaagtttggatctgtacattaccttctgtcaggcttgccaactatcaactggatcctcaggcacactctcttgccaaagtcaggtgatcacaagatgatcagaggccatgcaattaacttgcttcacatctttgatgtcccacagaagttcaaagtcatgagcctagtggtggaaaccataaagaggacagctgcatatcagaagaggagttgtgggtatgccccatagatccaggagctgatcaactccaagatgggcactggcacatatctgctggacaaggagcacctgcccatctacctaGACTTtaaggacaacactgtggtgatggatgaaaatgaatcatcttctgtgcacgcacaagccaagaaggagaaggcaaaggctgaaaaggctgcaaggatgccaactactgaagaagcatctcagtatcttctgaagagcaagcaatatcagcttggctacttgctagcctccactctaaggattgagaagggattggctaccctgactcaaaaccaggagagcttggagaggatcatggagcagaagttctatgacctaGATGTGAAGGTCAATGAGATCCAGTTAGTCATTGagaaacttcaggatgaagtggaggagaagaagggaaagacaaCCACTGATTCTTTTCCTAGAGTGCacagaggtcagaggtctgctgcagtgcctattccagacaccagagctacttcatctgcaccagctacagcttcagtgccaccggctccagcatctactccactagctccatctacatcgattgatgccttcgttcttggagttctgtctacaacaccacctgaagaccaagcctgagtgttgatctagcactatgcattttttatgaactttttggtaacttgttgccaaagggggagaaaatgtgtagatcataggcttcgagagagagcgttgctttttattctctctttttgttcAGTGGTTAAACTTCATTTATTTTcttggttgagatactttatactttgtgcttgcttagatgatcatgtgtttgatcatatgctaccttaatgcttgttggatgacattatccttttatatgatcattcactttgcttggtgatgagtgcatgtattttaattattatcattttgagcgctccatcaagatgtatgtgacatggaagagtaacccatgatcctaactctttgtgcatttgcagtccaaatcaaatcttaaactatgcaaaaatttagggggagctcttgcttttcacatacttctcaaagcgacaatgtttttcactcttattatcatttctcgaagctttgatctatatgttgtcataaattaccaaaaagggggagattgaaagtgcaactatccctaggtggttttggtaattcctaacaacatatagctcattgagctaatgctacttcaagattaatatctcaggaaagctcaatgattggcatggcatggatgagaaaagtggacccctcaaaatgctaaggacaaaggattggctcaagctcaaagctcaagactctacattttctattttagtgatccaagatcacattgagtctataggaaaagccaatactatcaaggagggatgaggtgttgcttaatgaggttcctgctaaaaatgcttagtgatatgctccaaaaccctcaactactttctcacatccacatatgacctaaaccaaaagtcaaactcgaccccaccgattctttctatccagcgccatcgagtttcaaatgtcatagccactgccgcaaaccctaggcaaatcggtctcaccgatagggatctcggtctcaccaagatgggattgtaatctctttgtttcccttcgtaacatttcgatctcaccgagatgagcgatcggtcccaccgagattgcaatgtaaactctttgttttcccttcgtaacgtttcggtctcaccaaaatgagtgatcggtcccaccgagtttatctgaccaactctctggttagcttattaccaaaatcggtctcatcgagtttgtgtaatcggtcaccgagattacgttatgccctaaccctaatcatatcggtcctaccgagttgcatgtcggtcccaccgaaaaccctaacggtcactagctttgctgaatcagtccgaccgagtttaaccattcggtcccaccgagtttggaaagttacgtgtaacggttagattttgtgtggaggctatatatacccctccaccacctcttcattcatggagagagccatcagaacaaacctacactcccaacctatatgttctgagagagaaccacctacacttgtgttgagaccaagatatcctatttctaccatatgaatcttgatctctagccttccccaagttgctttccactcaaatcttttttccaccaaatccatatcctgtgagagagagagttgagtgttggggagactatcatttgaagcacaagagcaaggagttcatcatcaacacaccatttgttactttttggagagtgatgtcttctagattggctaggtgtcacttgggagcctccgacaagattgtggagttgaaccaaggagtttgtaagggcaaggagatcgcctacttcgtgaagatctaccgctagtgaggcaagtccttcatgggcgatggccatggtgggatagacaaggttgcttcttcgtggacccttcgtgggtggagccctccgtggactcgcgcaaccgttacccttcgtgggttgaagtctccatcaatgtggatatacgatagcaccacctatcggaaccacgacaaaaacatccgtgtctccaattgcatttgaatcctccaaacccttccctttacattcttgcaagttacatgctttactttccgctggtcatatactctttgcatgcttgcttgaattgtgttaagattgcttgacttgtccaaagttgctaaaatctgccaagaactaaaattgggaaaaggctagatttttatttggtcaagtagtctaatcaccccctccccatctctagacatactttcgatcctacagaattGGAGACGGGGCACAGGTGAATATATGGACAGATCCATGGATCCCGAGAGCTTGGTCTCGTCAAGTGATCATGCCGAGGGGGGCAAGCTTGCTAACCAAGGTCAATGAACTCATTTGTCCCATCTCAGGAACATGGGATGAAAGATTAGTCAGGGAAACTTTCTGGCCGGATGATGTCTGGCACATCCTACAAATCCCACTAAGAGAGGGGGTGGACGATTTCACGGCTTGGCACTTTGATCCAAAAGGAAGGTTTCTGTGAAAAGTGCATACAAACTCCATGTCCACCTGAACAAACTCGAGCGGAATGGTGCACTAGGGGGCAGTTCAACCATGAGCGACCAATTTAATAGTACACAGGAGGACTCTTGGAAAAGAATCTTGAAGCTTCCATGCCCCAGGAAGATCCAGATGTTCGTCTGGCGAATGAAGCATAAAGCACTGGTTGTCTGTACAAACCTTGTGAGAAGGGGAATGAAACTAGAGCAGTCAAAATGTTTCTTCTGCGGGCTTGCTGAAGAAGATGGTGGACACCTATTCATCAAGTGCAAATCCATCAAGGAAGTCTGGCGACAGTTGGCACTGGAGAAAGAAAGAGCTGCAATGGAGAAAATCAGAGGTGTGCATGAAATGCTTGATTATCTCCGGGGTATCGATGAAAGGAAGCGAGTGCACATTGTTACAATGTGATGGCACTGGTGGAATGATAGGAATAAAGTAAGGGAAGGAGAACTTGATGTTCCAGGGGAGGAAGTGGTGCGCCGAACCAGAGCCAGTGCGCTTGAATACATGGAATTCTTCAATCCAAAATGCAAACACAGACCACTCACTAAATGGATCCCTCCAAGTGATGGAATGCTGAAGATTAACCTAGATGGTCCGCATATGCCAGGGAGCTCGTTCGCTAGCTGGGGAATTGTAGTCAGAGATGGAACTGGGCAGATCATCCTGGCAAAAGCAGGAACACATGAGCGTGTTACTGATGCCTTCGACACAGAGGTCTCTGCCATGACTGCAGCGGTGGATACATGGCTGAGCTGGGCACGATCAGAGTCGTCTTTGAGCCTGATTCCCAACTGCTAGGTGAGGCGCTTGATCTCCGGAAGGTAGATTCTTCACCATATACAGCGGCTATTGAGGACATCAAGTTCCAGCTGAAAATGTGGTTTTCTACACATATTATTTTTGTTTTCCCAAGGGAGGCGAACTCTGTTGCTGATGAGCTAGCTTTTATAGGTCGTTCATGTTTATCGAATGATGTTATGTGTTGGGACTCGATTGTACCGCCCCGAGTGGCTGTTTGTGCTTCAGGTGATATGCCTGAGCACCGTTCTTTATAAAGCATTGCTTTACCCTCAAAAATATTACACATGTTAATTACCTGGCCCCATCATGTAATAGATCTACTCTTACCCTTTACCTTTTCCTGAGGTCAAGGGACCATGTTAAATCTGTTCTCAGAATTCTGTGAGCTTGCACCTGAAAAGCTTTGGCCGTTGGCGATTTATTTGCTCTTCTTTTTGCTCACAGACAGAAAGAAAACTCACTCTACTTTTGCTCATTTATTTGTTAACGGCGTATGTGGTGAACTGGTATCAGTGGCAAGATTACTTACAACTTAAAAGAGACGAGGGACATGGCGAATTGGTGATGTGCTGATGGGCTGTGAGCTAGCTGTAACCTAAAATGCAGACTTTTTTCTTATGAACGGTCATCAACTCTCATCGTGCCTAGATCGAGCAGTGAACTGTTCCAGTGAGATTTACCTTACTTCACTCTGTCGTTCTCTTCCATTTACGTGTTTGTTAGCAGCTAGCTAGTCTAGGTGCTCTGCTCACAGCAAACATTGTCTTCCTCGGCACTCCGACATGCCATCACGCGGCATGCATGTCCGACAGGTTAGTTCGCCGGAGCACCCTAGGCACACCGCTGCCTCCAGCGTCGGCGCCGTCCGTTGTACGTACTAGATCCCGCGGGCGCCGGCCAGTGTGGCCTGCCTGCCGTCACAGGCTGGCCGGTAAACAACCACCAGTCCACCACGCACATAGACATGCAGATGGATGCACAGCACGACACACACCATGAGCATTTCTAAGGCAGACCCGTAAACCACATATCGCTTACACCGCGCTGTTCACGAAAGCAATTCAATGCCGATCTGTATTGATCCGCAGAGCGGTCTGGACACAATTTCCCTCACAAATTGAAGATAAATGTGGGGAAGATTTGCGGGAATTCGGATCGATTCCGAgctcgcttctgaccgccctgaccCACCAAAACCTCCTTTCGCCCACGAATCCCACCCGGCGCCAGCTGTCCACATTCATGTCGCTGTAGAGCACGCTTCACATTGAAGACGGCTCAGGGCGGACGCGGCCTCTTACTGTCTCCACCATTGAAGAGTCGTCTAATGCACGCCTGGCTGAACGAGCCTCCTCACCGCATTCatacgcctccattaaacccgcgtgaaagccgagaaacctactccggccacacgtccgtttaTGAGCGGGCCGACATTAAACACAACACTGACCGAGCTCTTTCTGTCCGCCCTCTATATAAGCAAGGCCAGACGGTgagcaagaatcgcacccctccgccgctccccccatcTCCTTCTTCATCACTGTTCTGATGGCTTCCGAAGAGCAGTTCTCTGGCATACAAGCCAGCTGGGTGGCCCGCCATGCCCGCCGGATAcaagcgaggcagctcgctgctccacctcccgCCTCTGACCCGACGGAgcaagttgccgccccaagccgcctaGTTGTTCAGCAACTCGCCGCCGCTCCAGGCcaactcgatgaggagtggcgagttgctccgcACCGTCCCGGCATGGAGCATGGTGGCATGGGCATTGCTGCATTGAGTGCATGCGACCGCGCCatccaccgtcgacgcacatgtaGCCGCGCTATGCACGCGGAGAAAGAAGCCGGCTACGCGGATGTGGACGAGGTGGCGGCCAACATGTCCGCGCCCGCCGCCATCATCCGGGAGAAGTAAAAACACAGGAGGCTGCCGCCGCTTGGGTCTTAGAAAGGCCACCACCGGTTACCTGATATGTTCCCCTTTATCTTATACCATCCTGAGCAGCCGCCTAAACTCCATAGAAGCACCCTTCCCCTCTGTTTGAAGCACCCTCTTTGCCGCTTGAATGGCGGCGTAGCCGGACATAGGGAAGGGAAGATACGGGGAAGAATGTGCCtccagggctcccggcagtccggttaGTGGGCTGCCGGACATGGGAAAGACAAGTCGCGGCTGGCCGTCGACTAGTGTAGTGTATCCGTGTCGTGGGAGTGGAGCTCCGCGCGACCGTATGTGCACATAGTTTTAGCTTTTTAGTTGAAAATATGTCCAAAATATAATTGTTTTCGTCTGTTttgtatgaaatccgtcatgtttatatgaaattcgcCTTGTTTGCACAAATTTCATCCTGTTTGATGAAAAAGAGTTTGAAATGTATGTGGCTACGGTTGGATCGCGTcctcctgcatccatgtccatgGACTGTTCCCCCATTGACCACGGGCGGATACGGGAGGAAATTTACGGGTTGCCGTTGGTGAGGCACCAATGAAGCGTAGATGATGACACCAGTGTGTACAAGTAAAGAAGTTACCCAAAAGAGCATGGAATAGATGGATAAATCCGAATACATATGATGCCACTTTAGAAAATACATTTCTAAATATATGTCGTCAGTTTGGTCGGCATCCGCTTCGTGTTAGTGTTTTTTTTTAATGTGTGCACAACCAAGTGACCAATTTAGTCCGTCTCAGTCATATTTTTAACAAATATAGTTTCATCATCAAATATAGAAAATTAGATAACAAAATAAATCTAGCATTTTCGCATAGTACCATATGCCATGCCAGCATACAACATTGCACCAAAAAGATCACACGAGCCCGCATGCCACGACCATAGTTCATACATCTTGGCCCTGGTTCTTGAAATAAAAAATGATCATGCATCTCGGTCTTGGATGAACTTTTGTTTCCCCTCAAACCAAGACTTCATTTTTTTTGGGGGTCGTTTTGCTTGTGTCGGCCTTCATGATCTCCATTCCATTGGAGACTAGCGTGAGCTCCACCTCTTTGGCTCTTGACTTAGCATTGGTTTCATCGATCTCGAGCTTTTCTTTTTGTATGTCAAAGAAGATCTTCATTGCCTCCTCTTTGTCTTGGTGCTTCCTCTCTTCTCACTTAACACCTCATTTTGGGTCATAAACCCCTTCAAAGTTTCTTGCAAGGTGAGTGTCAAAGCATCACGCTTTGCATCCATGTTGAAATTGATCTTTCCACTCGGCCTCTTCTCACTTCCATTTGGGTCGACGACCGATAAAGCCTTCTCATCTTTTTTGGGCCACATATTGCTCCTTAAACTTTAAGCAATCGTGGATTTTTTTTTTCAACAATAACTCAAGGTGAATGGCTTGCCCCCATGCTGAACCTTGAACCTATCAAAAACTTGAAACGCCTAGATATAGAGATGAAACCAACAAAATACATTCATATTCATAAAAGAACAATATATGCTCGTATGAACAATGAAACGAAATGTATACCATGTCTTGGATGCCAATGCCACTCACGGGCCGGCCGGCGGCATTCTCATGGGgccacaaaacttgttgcacttcAATTGGATACACGTCAGTCCGTCCGGTCACTTGTAAATTTTACTTTACCCAAAGGAAACAGAAACAGAACAAGGAAATTACTTGACAGACTCTAATAATGCATGTAGTTTATTATTACAGAACAACGACATTTTTACCGGCATACCAGTAGGCCAGCATTACGCATTATCAACATACAGTCGGATCATGCACCGGACGCTTCAGATCATGATTTACACGCATATAGTATAATATAATAGTAGTGACCCGCGACATAGTACGACATGATAAAGATGCATGAAGTTCAGGTACATGCTATGCAGGCGCCATGGGCGGTGGCGGATCATGGGCACTTGGGCCTCGTGCGCGCGCCGTGGCCGGTGGTCTTGTCGCGGTAGCAGGGGCACTCGTCCTTGTTGCCGGCTGTCCCCGACGGCACGCAGTTGCACTCGGCGCAGCATATCCCGCAGTACTTGAGGCAGTCGTCGTGCCGGCCCGTCTTGGAGCACCTCACCCCGCACTTGCTGTCGCAGAACGCTGATCAAAAGCGCATCCACCACCACAGTCAACATAGATGTACAGCAGCGAACACAAGGAGCAGACAGAAGATTTTGAGCTTCATTACTGATACAGAGACAGACACATGATCAGAAGGAAATGGAAGGGAAATGGTTGTGACTTGGACTGACCTGATCCAGCCATGGCGACACGGAGGGACGTGGCTGctatgaggacgaggaggagaatgAGAGCGagagtggtggtggcggtggtggtgcgaAGCTTCTTCATCGTGGTGTTCTACTGTTCTTGAGTTGCTTGGCTCTGGCAGTGGCAGAGCCCTGCTGGTTGGTGTGACCGTGTGAGCTTGAGGCTAGGGAGCTGGAGGAGTGAGTTGGTAGCAGTGTCTTGTGGCCTGTGGGGTTATTTATAGGCCCAAAGTGAGCTTGCACCTAGGAGACGGTTGGCGACTCATTTATTCTTCTTTTCGCTcaaaaagttagaattttttcGCTCAAAGttagaaaaaaacattttgtggTGAACTGGTAACAGTGGCACACAGGGACATGGCGAACTGGTAATGTGTTTGATCAGTTGATGGGCTGTGAGCTAGCTGTAACCCAAAACGCAGACCTTTTTCTTATGAACGGTCATCAACTTTCATCGTGCTTAGATCGAGCAGTGAACTGCTCCAGCGAGATTTACTACTTTGCTTAACTGCTAACAAACACGTAAAGGGAAGAGATCAACAACTCTTATCTATCGTAGCAGCTAGTTTAGCTAGTGTACGTGCTTTGCCCACAGCAAACTCGTTGTCCTCCTCGGCACTCCGGCTCGTCATCACGCGGCACGCATGCCCGGCAGGCTAGTACGCCGGAGCACGCTAGCCGCACCGCTGTCTCCCGCGTTGGCGCCTCGGCGCCGGCCAGTGTGACCTGCCTGCCGTCACAGGCCGGCCGGTAAACAACCACCAGTCCAACACGCGGATAGACAGGCAGGTAGATGCACGCCGCGACGGGCACGAATGAAGGGAAGATGATGGCGCCGGCGCGTACAAGCAAAAGGAAGTTACCGAAAGGAGCATGCCATCCTTGCAAGGCAAGTAGGCAGCTAGCCTCGACTATTTTCTCTTTTCGAGAGCACACAAATTGCATGCCATATTTTTAGGATCAGGTTATCCAGCAGAGGTCAGATTTTTAGGCGTGACAAAACAGACGTTTTTCATGGCAAAGTAGGTTTGTCGAGGATGACAAGTCTAGTTGACGAGCATGGCACATCCGTTCAGTTCCTTTTTTTGACGAGCATGGCACATCCGTTCAGTTCCTTTTTTTGTCACGAAATTGCCATGGTTGCAAACTAAATTTGCCATCCTCACGCCAATATAAATTGCCATGAAAAATATTCGATTTGGCATGTCTAAAAATGTGATGTTTTTAGCCTTTCTGTATATTTTTAGAAGGTAGAGCAAATTTATAAGAGcaaatataatactccctccgttcctaaatacttgtctttctaggcatttcaacaagtgactacatacggagcaaaatgagtgaatctacactctaaaatatgtctacatacatccgtatgtagtagtcatttgaaatgtctagaaagacaagtatttaggaacggtgggagtagtGGGCTATAAACCAGCTTACATGGCGTTTTTGTCTATGTGGAGGAAAGAGACAAGAAAAAAGTTATGGAataggctctcatgcaagagccaacctctatgCGTGCTCCTAACTAAAAGCATTTAATAAGAGAAAAGAGATAGAGTGAAAGTGGAAAAAAATGATGAACTTGTAGCCAACCTTATAGCGAGCTCTATTGTATGAGTAATTAATAATCAGCTAACTCTTGATGACATGTCATGTCTAtatagccagcagttggctataTTATTAATCATACTCAAGAGCCAAGCATTGTGATGCATACATCCCAAGTGCAaggcagaaaaagaaaagaaaaaaccaaaaaccgCCCACTCTAACACCTAGTACAATAGCTAACTCCTCACAAAACGCTGCAAACCACCTGCACCTGCACTCTTCCAGTCCCTCCATTACAAAAGATCACCTCCAGCATCTGCGTGACCGTGCATTGTTGCCTAGTGTTCACAAAGACCCGAGCGTTTCTTTGCTTCCATATTTTCCAGCATACTAGAATCACCAAAGAGTCAAAACAGTACATTGTGACGATCACCAAAGAATCATCAAAGCTGTGACGATCCCTTCGGTCAGAAGTCCAGACACTGTGTTGCACTGCTGGCCACAAGAAGATTTTGCATCGAAGGGGCGCAACACTTCCAAATACATTGCGCCGCCGAAAACCTAACTCTGCCCGTGCCCACGGAAAGCAATCAATATACCAAGCTGGCGGAGTAGGAACCGACTTAGTCCAAGGCCACTAGAATTTGTCAAGGCAGTGGCATGTCTCTAAACCCCTTGGATCGCATGCCAGAGGATAGTGTATCGTTGCCCTTCCCTCGGGAGTCGGCAGGCACAAAGGTGCGATGTCAGCAACCCAGCGGGAGTCACACAGCCCTTGTTGCACCAAACGAGCTGGTTGAGTCGAGGGTGCAACCTTAGCCAGCACCAGTGGAGCTAGGTCTTCAACTGAGCAACCTCCAATCCAGCGATCAATCCAGAAGCGCACCAAGCTCCCCGAGCCAACCATGATCTGCGCCAAACTGTTGAACACCTCCGCGGCCATCACATCCTGCGACATAGGCAAGCCTTGCCAGGGCCGCTTCGGCTGCGTGCGCACCAGCCACTCCCAGTCCCAACGCACCCTGAGGGCGAGCGACTGCATCTTCAAGTCCTTTTAACTCCCTAGCTTCCAAAACACAAAGGTTTGCAGACTTTCTCCCAGGTCACTTATTTATCATTTGTTGGCGGTTACTCCCTGGAACCACGCAGTTGTGCGGCCGAGATCGGGCGGTCAGTGTCAAGCAATTTCAGAGcgtgtttttttttaaaaaaaataggggAATGCCTAAAGAAAAGGAAAAGGTAAATGTTTGGCAACGGCGCGCCGGTCGAACTTTGCATCGGTCGCGTCCACGCGTGCTCCGCCCCAGCCATCCACCAAGTGACATGCAGGATGTGGGCCATCCAAATCGCTGCTTTTCTTCAACC encodes the following:
- the LOC123105108 gene encoding peamaclein — encoded protein: MKKLRTTTATTTLALILLLVLIAATSLRVAMAGSAFCDSKCGVRCSKTGRHDDCLKYCGICCAECNCVPSGTAGNKDECPCYRDKTTGHGARTRPKCP